Part of the Octopus bimaculoides isolate UCB-OBI-ISO-001 chromosome 18, ASM119413v2, whole genome shotgun sequence genome is shown below.
gtgagggattatcaatctgggcaaaatacttggcaagttctctgttggcacaccagggTAACGCTATTATtcagattagtgaagaactctgGGTAATCTTGTGGCAGGGTCCAAGGCGATGGTTcgtcacaattctatattgtaaaccCGTGCATGGCAACAACCTTGGCAGGGTTACTTTATACCTAACaatattatgtgtatgtctgtatcccagaaacagctggaagactttgaatttttttttttccccaataataataatgtatataaattgagatgtttgccttgccttaacgtttgttgtcctctttaacaattatatatattatataagcctAAAGCTTATGGCAATCACCGTGCAAGGACAAAGGAAAATGGTTTAATAAAGGAGCATTTTCCTTAGTCGTTGCATGGTGATTGTCATAAGCTTCAGGCTTAtttaaaataccattattattatttacaagataGTAAAACActgcacatacaaaaactatcttgctagttagccttcctttgatattgctgcacctcttatgtgtccatagcttacactgggtacatcttatagagtttctacctactcaTTTTCTACAGGttgagcagggctatctacctgaaggggtttgtggtttgtctaccttcctacttattaggactttggttttagctacgttgactctaaggccctttgattctagtccctgcttccacacctgaaacttctcctctagttctgatagtgactcagcaattagtgcaaggttatcagcatagaggagctcctaggggcatcctgtcttgaattcctctgttatagcctggaggactatgataaataggagggggctgaggactgaaccttggtggacccctacctctacccagaattcttcactgtactcgttgccaaccctcaccttactgacaacatcccTATCCCTGTACATgtctcgcacagctctcactaaccattcatctatccctagttacctcattgaccaccagataagggagcgggggactctgtcaaaagctttctccatgtcaatgaaagccaggtacagaggtttatccttagctaggtatttctcctgcagctgtcttaccagaaatatggcatcagtggtgcttttccctcaCACGAatccaaactacatctcatctaaactgactctctcctcattagttgggctatgaccctctccgtgactttcattacctgatcaaacaacttgatacctctgtaattatttgtatctaatgcatcacctttacctttgtagcagttgactatggttctgctacaccagtcattgggtatgactccttcgtgtatcatcTGGTTAAACTATACGCGTGAccaggctatagctgacactgccagatatatatatatatatagatatatatatatatatgatatttaccatgtgaactacaatgaaaaaaatatgagagagatatggtgtacaattttttttgtgcagaggttccttgagacatgtaattttaAAGGTTACGCAAGGGTAAAACGGGCTTTTTTATGGATATGGTAGGTCCCACTCCTCACCTTTCAACTACTAAACATTGACATGCTTTCAGCACTTCTCCTCTATCtgatgtgtatattatttatctttgtttctaGCAGTGACCATTCCATGACTTCATGGAGAGTAAAAAGGAGAAAGTTGTGAAAACCTATGGCAGACACAGGTCCCGTGTGATTAGGACCGACGTCTGGGAAGATAATGTAAAGAAAACTAAACAGACTCTGTTTAGTGGTTCCAATAGCCTCACTCCAGATGAAGATTTTGTAACAACCAGGAAAGCAAACTTGTGAGTATCTTTGATGGTGATGTTCCCTGCCTCCACCTCTTTTTgaaatggttttttttatattctacaaCTTGGAAACTGTTGATTGATAATAACTGGGAGGGGATTTTTCGAGACCCTCCCAGTGGTTAGCAATTGTTCTTTAGTGCTAAACAAATGAGTGAGACATTTCTCCTCTGTATAAGATGCTTGTCTGTGCCAGGTGTTGTCCCTTGAAGATCTTGTCAAGTTATTGAGCTCATCATATACTGCAGAGCCATAGGTATTGCTGAAACGACTGCTGTGGCTCTTAAAATCAAGGTTTAAATGTTGTTCTGAATCCTATACCATATCGTTTGTTTTACTTGTCTCTCTCTCCAGTAAGGGGTTTCTATCTCTGCTCACCCTGTGCTGTCGATTTATTTTGCATTCTGCCTTCTTGACAAAGTTTGACCCAAGATGGAAACGAAACCCTGTTAAAAGATGGAAATGTTGTCAGCTAACCCTAAGTGACACCTTAATCTAACTTGGATATTTAGAAGCCATCAAACCAGTCTTACCTGTTTTGACCGGATATTCTCTGCAATGGTCCCATCTCAGACTTTTCACCTTTCCTCTGCAGCATCCTGACCTTCTCTTAAGGTTTCTCTCTTTATTCCAATCACTACAACTTTGGCCCCTGATGCACACCACACCCACTGCAGCCCTGTAGTTACTGTTTGTGGCTTTGTGGTCCCTAGCCATCCCTTTGTTCTACCAAAAACTGTTAAGAATGCAAGCATGAGGTAacttaaaatttcttttccaattaatgtttgttttacatttttttttttttgtccaggaaaaaaagaaaggcaaagaaatCAAAACCCGAACATGAAAAAGAGAATAGATGCtacaaagagaagagaagaaatgagGAGAAATTATTTTTTGATAAAGTAAGGATGTTAGCATTTGATCCTTTGATGTCAGAATTGGATCTAGCTTTTAAAGAACGTGTCACCTGATTCTTTCATGTTAAACTGATTGTTTTTGGTAGAATGTCCAATGCTTATGTCTGCATAAGTCTGCCATTAGTTATTCTTTGGTGATATGGTCGAATTTACTGCTAAACTGTGTTTCAGAATAGAACCCCCTGGTCCATATTTTCTCTGCTCAGGGGTACCTGCCATATCATCTGAAACTTAAATTTTAAGACTAGCATTATATCCAGAgagacatttctctctctctctctctcccttcttatACCATAAAGCACTGAACCCCTTAAATAGGGTAACGGCTgagaagatatttatttttatactgttattgattaattatttcttcatatGCATTGCCAGTTTTGATTTGCAATATTGCAAATTTCCTCCTCTTCCCTCCATTTCACAACAAATTCTCACAACATCAGGCTATAAAGCAAACCACTCACTTATTATTCTGGCTGTGATAATAGTTTTAAGTggttttttttccaattataacAGTTGTCAACCCCTGAATGTTCAGCCTTAGAATCTATTTTATCATTCATTGGTGAAAACAGTGTAAACTTTTCCAAAGTCCTTGGCAAGAAACCTCTCATTGTAACTTCAtcgttattattaattaattaaataattagctTATATCAAAGAACCTTATTAACTGTGACTTGTGTATTTCACTGGTTGTAGAGAGTCTGCATAGACATTACCCTTTCCTCCACACCAAACTGAATGACCAGCCTTGGACATTGTTTAATTCTAGTCATTATTtaactttaattatatatatattttttatttatttcaggatTTTGTATCCAGTTTCTCTGATTCTTTCAAAGGATCTTCTCCAAGAAATATCAAACATTTACCAAAATCAACCAAGAAAATTGTTCCTCCATCAACTCGTAAAAAAAGACTTCCCAACTGGACAAAGCTGAAGACATGTTCCCCTGATTTATTCAAAGAATCGAATGAGAAAAGTGTTTCGATGCACTTCAGTGATTTTGACAACTATGAATTGTGCATCTCTGAGTCACCAATTGCAGCTAATCCATATGCAGAAAATTTCCCCAGAGTTACTCGTCTGACAACTAACAGTTCTGATCAATTGTCTGAGACAAATGATTCCAATTATTTCTTGAGAAATAAACAACATGAAGAAGCACGAGATGATGTGTTTGTTGGCACCCGAgcgaaaaagacaaaaattaccACCAGTACTCCTTCATATTTACCTGTAGTCAGGCTGGAGCATAGCGCTGAAATTGAGGAGCATCTTAATAATTTAAGAAACACTAGCAGAGAAAATGGATCATTTCTAAATAGTTACAGAGATGAAAGCTTAGAGCGAAATCTCGAAAatgctgctaattctagcagtaTGTTTTCATCTTCAATGAGAAGTGGACGCCATCCTACTTCTTCTCCTCGACACagccaaaaaaataataattgcaaagACAATAGTAATAGCAGCGGCAACTCTGCCGAGGCTTACTCTAGTGCCAAGAGTAGTCCTTTTGATTGTGTTGTTCAGTTGAAAAAACTCGATGCTGGAGTTGAACAATTGTTAAGTGCAGAAAGCTACATCAGCTGTGAGGATTATACTCCGAGTTTGTTTGAGAACAGTTTTACTGACAGGAAATCTAGACGAGACAAACTCTTGAGAAAGAAGCAATTGTCTTTGCTGTTGAGTTCTTGTGCTCATTGCTCACTGGATCAGCCATGTGGAAACGATTGTGCCTACATGAAATACATAGTGAGTTCAAGGCCCATCTTTGACCTCCTCACTGACGTTAGGGATAATAGTGACCCTTGTCTCAATTCAGGTGAATTTGATTCCTCTGCAGAACGGATTGAGGCTCATAGCCTTGGGAGAAGATCAAAGTGGCAGGACGGTGATGATGTGTTCCCTAATGTAAGTATTGAGCATATAAATAGCCTTCTGGAGATTGTGTCGTTGTCTAGTGATGAGGCGGCGTCAGAAAAGGATGACGTCAGCATGGAGAACAGTGGAGATTTGTCACTAAATGACataagagaagaagaggaggaggaagatgaagaagaaatttGTTCAGAACTTGGCTCATCAGATTCCTCAGCCTCTGCAATACATTCTGAGAACCAAAAGAAACAGCATTTCCAATCAAATATTGTACAGCGCAGTCCTTATGAAACTCGTGGCAGTAAAATAAACAGCAAACTGGAAAATGGTTCCAGACAAACTGTGATAAAAGCAGATCTATCTGAGGAGGactacgatgatgacgatgatgacgatgatgatgatgatgatgatggtaataacagTGATGATTCTGGCCATGTCGCTGACACTGAACATTCCATTTCCCATTTATCCAACAGTCAGCTGACTCCAAGTAGGAAGAGCTTATTGGtaagtttttttatttagtattatgAATTGTTGTTTTGTCATCATCTTTTATTTAGTGTCGacaaaatatataccagtcatatactggagtAGTTggaggtggtgtggtggtggggggtgttCACCTGACAGGCTAACACCACTCCCttcatgtaaaaaagcacccaatatactTTGGGAAGAGCAACCAGCAGCAGAAACCTGCCAAAACAGACGATGGAATCTTTATCTGTGtgtctcttcctccctctctctctcataaataaataaataaataacatgtcCTGTTGTTACCCACCTCTCACCTCTGTCACATTTGTCACCAGGTCATCCTGTCACCCATCAAGTGTCCACTTTCTCCAAAATCCAAAATATTGAAGCAGTGCCAACAGGATCGATTTATTTCATTCACTGACTGCATCGAACCAGAGTAAGTCTTTTTTTGattgattgtttctttttaattagatttaattaGTTATCAAATAATTGTCATTATGAAATAGGCACACGTATGACTAAGATGGTTTGGAAGTTTGTTTCTCTGTCACATGGTTTCAGGGTCAATTCCACTGTAcagtaccttgaacaagtgtcttctgcttctAGCTccggccaaccaatgctttgtgtgAATTTCAGAGAAGGAAACTGTATGAAGCCTGgagtgtgtgcgcacacgtgtgtatgtgatgcatatgtctgtctgtgtgtatgtcaatgtgtcTATGAATGcgtaaattcttttgttttgcatGTAAAAGTGTTGAGCTACAAATGGTGAAGATTGTTGACAGTTCTCTAGCATCAGACTATTTGAAAGAGCTCTGTGCCTTAGAAGACATGTCAAAGAAAGAATTCCTTATCTGAAAAACAGGCAAGAGTTACTTTCAGGAAGAGTATCTGGctataaaacaatgcttcaataatGTGTATGcttctaacccatgctggcatagaaaaaTGGAACATCCAACAACACACCAAAGTGCCCATACCAGTGAATACTAGTGATATATTGGAGCCAATTGATTCTATGcctcagaaataattattataaacgaTTATCTTTGTGTCATATAAATAAATCCTCCGTTTGTTTTGTTAGACCAGCAAAGCACCAGATTAGATGTTTTATACTCTTCAATTAGATTATTTCAGTTGTAAGTCAGCTCTGTACTTCATTCCATCAGGAGCTTAATAAAATAAGGATTTGGTCCTGGGGT
Proteins encoded:
- the LOC106874274 gene encoding uncharacterized protein LOC106874274; its protein translation is MESKKEKVVKTYGRHRSRVIRTDVWEDNVKKTKQTLFSGSNSLTPDEDFVTTRKANLKKRKAKKSKPEHEKENRCYKEKRRNEEKLFFDKDFVSSFSDSFKGSSPRNIKHLPKSTKKIVPPSTRKKRLPNWTKLKTCSPDLFKESNEKSVSMHFSDFDNYELCISESPIAANPYAENFPRVTRLTTNSSDQLSETNDSNYFLRNKQHEEARDDVFVGTRAKKTKITTSTPSYLPVVRLEHSAEIEEHLNNLRNTSRENGSFLNSYRDESLERNLENAANSSSMFSSSMRSGRHPTSSPRHSQKNNNCKDNSNSSGNSAEAYSSAKSSPFDCVVQLKKLDAGVEQLLSAESYISCEDYTPSLFENSFTDRKSRRDKLLRKKQLSLLLSSCAHCSLDQPCGNDCAYMKYIVSSRPIFDLLTDVRDNSDPCLNSGEFDSSAERIEAHSLGRRSKWQDGDDVFPNVSIEHINSLLEIVSLSSDEAASEKDDVSMENSGDLSLNDIREEEEEEDEEEICSELGSSDSSASAIHSENQKKQHFQSNIVQRSPYETRGSKINSKLENGSRQTVIKADLSEEDYDDDDDDDDDDDDDGNNSDDSGHVADTEHSISHLSNSQLTPSRKSLLVILSPIKCPLSPKSKILKQCQQDRFISFTDCIEPDVMQKCVKIGEGVYGEVFRTTKHKKSVALKIIPIEGTFNVNDCAQKTFGEMLPEIVISQELSELQFGVEDQTRNFISVNNVSCVKGKYPAQLLKQWDIFHKNKQSDNDRPDIFSADQLFVVFEFGDGGSTLEDFKFNNLRQAKNILLQVIYSLAVAESALEFEHRDLHWGNVLVHPCPDDVVDFSIKGIKMSLPLMGMEASIIDFTLSRLSKDGCTVFCDLAPDEDLFQGSGDYQFHVYRMMKTQTENQWDRFCPRNNVFWIHYLADKLLNCKKYEQCTRKDREILRGLRQFVNEATEYNSAVDLVFSCDFIQITDE